CAGGATGCGATACGGGAATACTTTGCAATGGGTCGTCATTCCAAAGTCGATTGCTTCTATCTGTGTCAAACGTACGCGAAGATACCTAAACATCTTGTACGCGACAACGCGAACCTGTTGATCTTATTCAAGCAGGATGGTACCAACCTTAAACATATCTACAACGAGCATGTAAATACGGACATGACGTACGAAGATTTCAGTACATTGTGTCGCGCATGTTGGCAACACAAGTACGGCTTTCTTgtgatagacaaggatagtGCGCTTGGTGATGGACGATacagacgtggttttaacgagttCGCGGTACCACAGAGTGGTTAGTTGTTCTCGAAACGTCGATGATGACGCTcgacacgaaagatatcgaGGAGCGGGAAAGGTTAGCGAAGGAGATTGCTCGTACGAGCGAATCGATCCGCAAGAAGCATCGGGCGTTGAAGACTGGAAGGATGGTGGAGGAGGCGGATTTGGAGAAGCATTTTAAACCAATCGTCGAACCGTTGAAACAAATCGCTGAGAACATTGGCGGTGACGATGATTCGGTTATCACGGATGCAACGGTTACACCAAGTTTCGATATTGAGGTTATGGATGAATCGAACTACAACAACAAACGGAAGCAGTTGAGCAGCGAGAAAAAGAGCAAGCGGATGCGATCGAGTATTTCATCACCAATACGGACCTCGACTCCGCTCCAACCGCGAAAATTGACATTTGAATCACCAACAAATTTATCGACTGAAAGCGTGTTCGAAACAACGAACCCATCTTTCGTAACATCTGTGAGACGGACGATGCAAACGTCCGATGGCCGAGAAGCGTTGTACGGTCAACTAGGCCCGCTGGGGCAAGAGTACATCGGAGCGCTCTTGAGCGGTGATAAGAAGACGGATCAAGTTTACGGAGTGTACTTTAACAATGAGGGTACACAGCTTGGGGACAAGCGCTTTGAcatcgataaaaatgataacatAATTGTGGACAGTGTGATATACGCGGGTACGCCCGGTCTGTTTGAATTGATATTCAAAAGAATTCCCGACGATGCGATATATACGGAGGAtgacaaacaaaaatacaGGAGCATACTTTTGGCGACCAATGCTCACAGACGCGGTCATAACATGCTTTTACCGGTTTTGGGAAATAAAGGatacaagtataaaaatatcattgcaCCTCTAATGTGTCTCAACAAGAGAGGTGGAGGTGTGATGACTCGTCACAATATCGCATTACCCGAGTGTAGCACGATACGAAACGTTACACCGCAGACCATGACCGTGACCAACAAAGCGGTCGATTATGTGCACTGGGATGATCCGAATGAATTGGTCGATCGTCTTCGATTATTAGACGCCTCCCGTCAGGCGGGAAACAACGCTCACGACAACGAGTTTCTATCAATAATCGAGGAACTGCGTGAAGCgggtctgattataaattgagcACCACCTTTCAACTAATGTCAGTATCGCTTGTGCAATGCTGCAGGAATGTCTATCAACAAGTTTGGAATACAGCTTGTAAAAAACGACGCAAAGAGAGGAGAAGCTCGGTGGAGCGGTGGAGTCTTTAGAAATTACGTACGTGAAAATTGTCTCTGCGTGGATGGCGAAgttttcaa
The nucleotide sequence above comes from Linepithema humile isolate Giens D197 chromosome 4, Lhum_UNIL_v1.0, whole genome shotgun sequence. Encoded proteins:
- the LOC136999630 gene encoding uncharacterized protein; the encoded protein is MMTLDTKDIEERERLAKEIARTSESIRKKHRALKTGRMVEEADLEKHFKPIVEPLKQIAENIGGDDDSVITDATVTPSFDIEVMDESNYNNKRKQLSSEKKSKRMRSSISSPIRTSTPLQPRKLTFESPTNLSTESVFETTNPSFVTSVRRTMQTSDGREALYGQLGPLGQEYIGALLSGDKKTDQVYGVYFNNEGTQLGDKRFDIDKNDNIIVDSVIYAGTPGLFELIFKRIPDDAIYTEDDKQKYRSILLATNAHRRGHNMLLPVLGNKGYKYKNIIAPLMCLNKRGGGVMTRHNIALPECSTIRNVTPQTMTVTNKAVDYVHWDDPNELVDRLRLLDASRQAGNNAHDNEFLSIIEELREAGLIIN